Proteins encoded within one genomic window of SAR324 cluster bacterium:
- a CDS encoding RNA methyltransferase — protein MQEKQKERHSPRVIKTQKEEEIRIFGWHACQTVIQHRKEAIRKIYLDETRLEELRPTLAWCAQQKIGYRILGDTELSKLTDSTHHEGLCLEILKRPPLSWNQFIKRVSTTTGPQRLLFIDGVANPHNFGAILRTAAHFGVKAVLHTPDFPSNLSGTVYRISEGAADLMDMVCLNRPSTDIRQLQDLAFYLIGTTPHKGENLFELQLKEKLVFIIGSEHSGVSPRWKKLADFHVKIPGTGLVESLNVASSVAILLSEHWRRFGA, from the coding sequence ATGCAAGAAAAACAGAAAGAGAGACACTCCCCCAGAGTGATCAAAACTCAGAAAGAGGAAGAAATCAGGATTTTTGGCTGGCATGCCTGCCAAACCGTGATTCAACATCGTAAAGAAGCCATCCGCAAAATTTACCTTGACGAAACCCGGTTGGAGGAACTCAGACCCACCCTTGCCTGGTGCGCACAGCAAAAAATCGGATATCGTATCCTGGGCGATACTGAATTGAGCAAATTGACCGATTCAACACACCATGAAGGTCTGTGCCTTGAAATTCTAAAACGGCCGCCCCTGTCATGGAATCAGTTTATCAAACGTGTCTCCACAACAACCGGGCCACAGCGTTTGCTGTTTATTGACGGAGTCGCCAATCCTCATAACTTCGGGGCGATTCTTAGAACCGCGGCGCATTTCGGCGTCAAGGCAGTGCTTCACACACCGGATTTCCCAAGTAATCTATCGGGCACAGTCTACCGGATTTCTGAAGGAGCCGCTGATTTGATGGATATGGTCTGTCTCAACCGACCGTCTACGGATATACGACAGTTGCAGGATCTGGCATTTTATCTGATCGGGACGACTCCCCATAAAGGCGAAAATCTCTTTGAATTGCAACTGAAAGAAAAACTTGTGTTTATAATAGGTTCAGAACATTCAGGCGTCTCTCCCCGGTGGAAAAAACTGGCCGACTTCCATGTGAAAATTCCGGGCACAGGACTCGTGGAAAGCCTGAATGTGGCATCCTCAGTCGCAATATTGCTCAGTGAACACTGGCGACGTTTCGGCGCATAA